One part of the Streptomyces sp. NBC_00286 genome encodes these proteins:
- a CDS encoding RsmB/NOP family class I SAM-dependent RNA methyltransferase, translating into MNEQDRRRRPQGKPHRRPKKDPVRMLAFEALRAVDERDAYANLVLPPLLRKAREKGDFDGRDAALATELVYGTLRRQGTYDAVIAACVDRPLREVDPPVLDVLSLGVHQLLGTRIPSHAAVSASVELARVVLGDGRAKFVNAVLRKVAQHDLDGWLERVAPPYDEDPEEHLAVVHSHPRWVVSALWDSLGGGRDGIEELLAADNERPEVTLVARPGRATAEEIRDALDDEAALPGRWSPYAVRLSEGGEPGAIDAVREGRAGVQDEGSQLVALALANAPLEGRDQMWLDGCAGPGGKAALLAGLAAERGAVLLAAEKQPHRAGLVARALAGNPGPYQVIAADGTRPPWRPGSFDRVLMDVPCTGLGALRRRPEARWRRRPDDLDDFAPLQRGLLRTALESVRVGGVVAYVTCSPHLAETRAVVGDALKQYDGSAELLDARPQLAGVPELGDGPDVQLWPHLHGTDAMYLALIRRNG; encoded by the coding sequence GTGAACGAGCAGGACCGTCGTCGTCGCCCGCAGGGGAAGCCGCACCGTCGCCCGAAGAAGGACCCCGTGCGGATGCTTGCCTTCGAGGCCTTGCGGGCCGTGGACGAGCGGGACGCGTACGCCAATCTCGTCCTGCCCCCGCTGCTGCGGAAGGCGCGGGAGAAGGGTGACTTCGACGGTCGGGACGCGGCGCTGGCCACCGAGTTGGTGTACGGGACGCTGCGACGGCAGGGGACGTACGACGCCGTCATCGCGGCCTGTGTGGACCGGCCGTTGCGTGAGGTCGACCCTCCTGTGCTCGATGTGCTGAGCCTTGGCGTGCATCAGCTGCTCGGTACGCGGATTCCCAGCCATGCCGCCGTGTCCGCCTCGGTCGAGCTCGCCCGGGTCGTGCTCGGTGACGGGCGGGCCAAGTTCGTCAACGCCGTTCTCCGGAAGGTCGCGCAGCACGACCTCGACGGGTGGCTGGAGCGGGTGGCGCCGCCGTACGACGAGGACCCCGAGGAGCATCTCGCCGTTGTGCACTCGCATCCCCGGTGGGTCGTCTCGGCGCTGTGGGACTCGCTCGGGGGCGGGCGGGACGGGATCGAGGAACTCCTCGCGGCCGACAACGAGCGGCCCGAGGTGACCCTCGTCGCCCGGCCCGGACGCGCCACGGCCGAGGAGATTCGTGACGCACTCGATGACGAGGCCGCGTTGCCCGGGCGCTGGTCGCCGTACGCCGTACGGCTTTCCGAGGGCGGTGAACCGGGCGCCATCGACGCCGTACGCGAGGGCCGGGCCGGCGTCCAGGACGAGGGCAGCCAGCTGGTGGCGCTCGCCCTCGCCAATGCACCCCTCGAGGGGCGCGACCAGATGTGGCTCGACGGCTGCGCGGGGCCGGGCGGCAAGGCGGCGCTGCTCGCCGGGCTCGCGGCCGAGCGCGGGGCCGTACTGCTCGCCGCCGAGAAGCAGCCGCACCGGGCCGGGCTCGTGGCCAGGGCGCTCGCCGGGAACCCGGGGCCGTACCAGGTCATCGCCGCCGACGGTACGCGTCCGCCGTGGCGGCCCGGCTCCTTCGACCGGGTCCTGATGGACGTACCGTGCACGGGACTGGGCGCCCTGCGCCGCCGCCCCGAGGCCCGCTGGCGCCGCCGCCCCGACGACCTGGATGACTTCGCTCCGCTCCAGCGCGGGCTGCTGCGCACGGCGCTCGAGTCGGTACGCGTCGGCGGGGTCGTCGCCTACGTCACCTGCTCGCCGCACCTCGCCGAGACCCGCGCGGTCGTCGGCGACGCCCTCAAGCAGTACGACGGCTCCGCCGAACTGCTCGACGCCCGGCCGCAGTTGGCCGGCGTACCGGAGTTGGGCGACGGCCCCGACGTACAACTGTGGCCGCATCTGCATGGGACGGACGCGATGTATCTGGCGCTGATCCGGCGGAACGGCTGA
- a CDS encoding primosomal protein N' produces MSSANGQGEEARGVPPEQLALIRESVREAKGPRAKPRTWRGAALAKERPVARVLVDKGVLHLDRYFDYAVPEELDADAQPGVRVRVRFGAGRHRVRDGRREGGGLIDGFLVERLAESDYSGPLAALAQVVSPEPVLSEELLGLARAVADRYAGSLADVLQLAVPPRNARAESQVSPAPLPAPEIPDVGSWGRYGRGDAFVRSLAAGGTPRAVWNALPGPEWADELARAVGATLASGRGALVVVPDGRAVHRVDAALTSLLGEGRHAVLTAEAGPEKRYRQWLAVRRGSVRAVVGTRAAMFAPVRDLGLVAIWDDGDDSHSELHAPQPHAREVLLLRAAHDKCAFLLGSWSCTVEAAQLVESGWAAPLVADRERVRTAAPLVRTVSDGDLARDEAARAARLPTLAWQVVREGLRIGPVLVQVPRRGYVPRMACAQCREPARCRHCAGPLEGQDAGGLRCGWCGRGEEAWHCPECGGFRLRAQVVGARRTAEELGRAFPAVPVRTSGREQVLDTVPGAPALVVSTPGAEPVAEGGYAAALLLDGWAMLGRPDLRAGEDALRRWIGAASLVRAQGAGGKVVVVAEPTLRPVQALVRWDPVGHAVRELGERAELGFPPVSRMAAVSGTPEALAGFLAAVELPGDAEVLGPVPLPVTEAGRPRRTGAPPVGERWERALIRVPPGSGAALASALKVAQAARMAHGGSEVVRVRIDPPDIG; encoded by the coding sequence GTGAGCAGCGCGAATGGGCAGGGCGAGGAGGCGAGGGGTGTGCCCCCTGAGCAGCTTGCGCTCATTCGGGAGAGCGTGCGGGAGGCGAAGGGACCGCGGGCGAAGCCGCGTACGTGGCGGGGGGCCGCGTTGGCCAAGGAGCGGCCGGTTGCTCGCGTCTTGGTCGACAAGGGGGTGCTGCATCTTGACCGGTACTTCGACTATGCCGTTCCGGAGGAGCTGGACGCCGATGCGCAGCCCGGGGTGCGGGTGCGGGTGCGGTTCGGGGCCGGGCGGCACCGTGTGCGGGACGGGCGGCGTGAGGGTGGCGGGCTGATCGACGGGTTTCTGGTGGAGCGGCTCGCCGAGTCCGACTACTCCGGACCGCTTGCCGCGCTGGCCCAGGTCGTCTCGCCCGAGCCCGTGCTCAGTGAGGAACTGCTGGGACTCGCACGGGCCGTGGCCGATCGGTACGCGGGAAGTCTGGCCGATGTGCTGCAACTGGCCGTGCCACCCCGGAACGCGCGCGCGGAGAGTCAGGTGTCCCCGGCTCCGTTGCCGGCGCCCGAGATACCTGACGTCGGGTCATGGGGGCGGTACGGGCGAGGGGACGCCTTCGTACGCTCGCTCGCGGCGGGCGGGACACCGCGAGCCGTGTGGAACGCGCTGCCCGGGCCCGAGTGGGCCGACGAGCTCGCACGGGCCGTCGGGGCGACGCTCGCTTCGGGGCGCGGCGCTCTGGTCGTCGTACCGGACGGGCGGGCCGTCCACCGGGTCGACGCCGCGCTGACCTCGCTGCTGGGGGAGGGGCGGCATGCGGTGCTGACGGCCGAGGCCGGGCCCGAGAAGCGGTACCGGCAGTGGCTTGCGGTGCGGCGTGGGTCCGTACGGGCCGTGGTGGGGACCCGGGCCGCCATGTTCGCGCCCGTACGGGATCTGGGGCTCGTCGCCATCTGGGACGACGGGGACGACAGCCACAGCGAGCTGCACGCGCCGCAGCCGCATGCGCGGGAAGTGCTGCTGCTGCGGGCCGCCCATGACAAGTGCGCGTTCTTGCTGGGGAGTTGGAGCTGCACCGTCGAGGCCGCGCAGCTCGTCGAGAGCGGCTGGGCGGCGCCGCTCGTCGCCGACCGCGAGCGGGTGCGGACAGCGGCTCCGCTCGTACGGACCGTGAGTGACGGGGACCTCGCGCGGGACGAGGCGGCCCGGGCGGCGCGGCTGCCCACGCTCGCCTGGCAGGTCGTACGGGAAGGACTGCGGATCGGTCCCGTACTGGTGCAGGTGCCCCGGCGTGGCTACGTACCCCGGATGGCGTGTGCGCAGTGCCGGGAGCCCGCGCGGTGCCGGCACTGTGCCGGGCCCTTGGAGGGCCAGGATGCCGGGGGCCTGAGATGTGGCTGGTGCGGACGCGGCGAGGAGGCCTGGCACTGTCCCGAATGTGGTGGGTTCCGGCTGCGGGCGCAGGTCGTGGGGGCGCGGCGGACCGCCGAGGAGCTGGGGCGGGCGTTTCCCGCCGTGCCCGTGCGGACCTCGGGGCGCGAGCAGGTGCTGGACACCGTGCCGGGGGCGCCCGCGCTCGTGGTGAGCACGCCGGGAGCGGAGCCCGTCGCCGAGGGAGGGTATGCGGCGGCGTTGCTGCTCGACGGCTGGGCGATGCTGGGGCGGCCCGATCTGCGGGCGGGCGAGGACGCGCTGCGGCGGTGGATCGGGGCGGCTTCGCTGGTACGAGCCCAGGGAGCCGGCGGGAAAGTGGTGGTCGTCGCCGAGCCGACGCTGCGGCCCGTGCAGGCGCTGGTGCGCTGGGATCCCGTCGGCCATGCGGTCCGCGAGCTGGGCGAGCGGGCCGAGCTGGGGTTCCCGCCCGTGTCGCGGATGGCCGCCGTGTCCGGAACCCCGGAGGCACTCGCCGGGTTCCTGGCCGCGGTCGAACTGCCCGGCGATGCAGAGGTGTTGGGGCCGGTGCCGTTGCCGGTCACGGAAGCGGGGCGGCCTCGGCGTACGGGGGCGCCGCCGGTCGGGGAGCGCTGGGAGCGGGCGTTGATCCGGGTGCCGCCGGGGAGTGGGGCGGCGCTGGCTTCTGCGTTGAAGGTTGCGCAGGCGGCACGGATGGCTCACGGGGGGAGTGAGGTTGTGCGGGTTCGGATTGATCCGCCGGATATTGGGTGA
- the fmt gene encoding methionyl-tRNA formyltransferase — translation MKLVFAGTPEVAVPALDALIASGRHDVVAVVTRPDAPAGRGRRLVASPVAERAEEAGIEVLKPGKPREPEFLERLREIGPDCCPVVAYGALLPRVALDIPAHGWVNLHFSLLPAWRGAAPVQHAVMAGDEITGASTFLIEEGLDSGPVYGTVTEEVRPTDTSGDLLTRLAFAGAGLLVATMDGIEDGTLKAVPQPSEGVTIAPKITVEDAEIDWSAPALRVDRVVRGCTPAPGAWTVFRGERLKLIQVALVPERTDLAPGELSVAKNNVYVGTGSHAVELLWVQAQGKKPMRAADWARGVRIVSGERVGGQ, via the coding sequence ATGAAGCTCGTCTTCGCCGGTACGCCCGAGGTTGCCGTTCCTGCTCTGGATGCTCTGATCGCTTCTGGGCGGCATGACGTCGTCGCCGTCGTTACCCGGCCCGACGCGCCGGCCGGGCGCGGGCGGAGGCTGGTCGCGAGCCCCGTCGCCGAGCGGGCCGAGGAGGCGGGGATCGAGGTATTGAAGCCGGGGAAGCCGCGGGAGCCGGAGTTTCTTGAGCGGTTGCGGGAGATCGGGCCCGACTGCTGTCCGGTCGTCGCGTACGGGGCGCTGCTGCCGCGGGTCGCGCTCGACATCCCGGCCCATGGCTGGGTCAATCTGCACTTCTCGTTGCTGCCCGCCTGGCGGGGGGCGGCGCCCGTGCAGCATGCGGTGATGGCGGGGGACGAGATCACGGGTGCGTCCACGTTCCTGATCGAGGAGGGGCTCGACTCCGGGCCCGTGTATGGGACCGTCACTGAAGAAGTACGGCCCACCGACACCAGCGGGGATCTGCTGACGCGGCTCGCCTTCGCGGGCGCCGGGCTGCTCGTCGCGACGATGGACGGGATCGAGGACGGCACGCTCAAGGCCGTACCGCAGCCGTCGGAGGGCGTCACGATCGCCCCGAAGATCACTGTCGAGGATGCGGAGATCGACTGGTCCGCTCCCGCGTTGCGCGTCGACCGGGTGGTGCGCGGGTGCACCCCGGCACCCGGCGCCTGGACCGTCTTCCGCGGCGAGCGGCTCAAGCTCATCCAGGTCGCGCTCGTGCCCGAGCGCACGGACCTCGCCCCGGGCGAGCTGTCCGTCGCCAAGAACAACGTGTACGTCGGCACCGGCTCGCATGCCGTTGAACTCCTGTGGGTTCAGGCCCAGGGCAAGAAGCCGATGCGCGCGGCGGACTGGGCGCGCGGGGTGCGGATCGTCTCCGGAGAGCGCGTCGGGGGCCAGTAG